One genomic window of Wolbachia endosymbiont (group B) of Eucosma cana includes the following:
- a CDS encoding P44/Msp2 family outer membrane protein, which yields MKKLLTLLACCSLSAPSFGVDWVKDRTYTSSSYGMLGINYDLGYHCTDSIKISFGPAVKLVMNEGILDAGLMAKLHYHHQFENTDITPYVTFGLGGVAKIPLSENQGPDVEEFFSYQIGAGINLPLSERTSVFAGYKLQKFHELSHGVEFGMSFNL from the coding sequence ATGAAAAAGTTACTTACTTTGTTGGCTTGCTGTTCTTTGTCAGCACCGTCTTTTGGAGTTGATTGGGTTAAAGATAGAACCTACACCTCTTCGTCGTATGGCATGCTTGGTATTAATTATGATCTTGGCTATCACTGTACAGATAGCATTAAAATTTCATTTGGTCCTGCAGTTAAACTTGTTATGAATGAAGGGATTTTAGACGCGGGACTTATGGCAAAGCTTCACTATCATCATCAATTTGAAAATACAGATATTACTCCTTATGTTACTTTTGGTCTGGGAGGTGTTGCTAAAATTCCTCTTTCAGAAAATCAAGGGCCAGACGTAGAAGAATTTTTTTCTTATCAAATAGGTGCTGGTATTAATCTTCCACTTTCTGAGAGAACAAGTGTTTTTGCTGGCTACAAGCTGCAAAAGTTCCATGAACTTTCGCATGGGGTTGAATTTGGAATGAGTTTTAATTTGTAA